Proteins from a genomic interval of Bradyrhizobium sp. CCBAU 53340:
- a CDS encoding DUF2189 domain-containing protein has product MATLYSHNIVKRHVFGEAVSYPVRKIGLSDLTEVLRLGWEDFQAMPSHAIVVCVIYPVLGLVLFRMVLGYSVLPLLFPLAAGFALVGPFAAIGLYELSRRRERGEEVEAWDAIKVLRAPSFGAMLELGLLLLVLFGAWIGVANAIYVSIFGHAAAASIPDFATRVLTTPEGWSLIVVGCGVGFLFAVVALCISIVSFPLMLDRHATAIDAIRTSLRAVAANPVAMAGWGVIVAALLVVGSLPFFVGLAVVLPVLGHATWHLYRRVVEPNPNPPDELPSPPKGKRYAADFPANLFPWSREGGE; this is encoded by the coding sequence ATGGCGACACTGTATTCACACAACATCGTAAAGCGGCACGTCTTCGGGGAGGCGGTCTCTTATCCCGTTCGCAAGATCGGCTTGTCCGATTTGACTGAGGTGCTGCGCCTGGGCTGGGAGGACTTCCAGGCGATGCCGAGTCACGCGATCGTCGTCTGCGTGATTTACCCTGTCCTCGGTCTCGTCCTGTTCAGGATGGTCCTCGGCTATTCGGTCCTGCCGCTGCTGTTTCCTCTCGCTGCGGGCTTCGCCCTCGTCGGTCCGTTTGCTGCGATCGGTCTCTACGAGCTCAGCCGTCGCCGCGAGCGCGGCGAGGAGGTCGAAGCGTGGGATGCGATCAAGGTGTTGCGCGCACCATCGTTCGGCGCCATGCTTGAGCTCGGCCTGCTCCTGCTGGTCCTGTTCGGTGCCTGGATCGGCGTCGCGAACGCGATCTACGTCTCAATCTTCGGCCACGCGGCGGCCGCAAGCATTCCTGACTTCGCAACGCGCGTGCTGACGACGCCGGAAGGTTGGTCGCTCATCGTCGTCGGTTGTGGTGTCGGCTTCCTGTTCGCGGTTGTGGCGCTGTGCATCAGCATCGTGTCGTTTCCGTTGATGCTCGACCGGCATGCGACTGCGATCGATGCGATCCGCACGTCGCTTCGAGCTGTGGCGGCGAATCCGGTTGCGATGGCCGGGTGGGGCGTCATCGTGGCGGCGCTGCTCGTGGTCGGCTCGCTACCGTTCTTCGTCGGTCTCGCTGTCGTTCTGCCGGTACTTGGTCATGCCACCTGGCACCTCTACCGGCGGGTGGTCGAGCCGAACCCGAATCCACCGGACGAGCTGCCGTCGCCCCCAAAGGGAAAGCGCTACGCGGCGGACTTTCCGGCCAATCTCTTTCCGTGGAGCCGCGAGGGCGGGGAGTAA